Within the Montipora foliosa isolate CH-2021 chromosome 11, ASM3666993v2, whole genome shotgun sequence genome, the region aaagtttacgctaatcctggattaactgAGTTAATTGGCTGTCgaggaactgggccgtggataGTATTTTATCCCGAATtggtgttaatcggcttttgaacaaagGGGCCCAGACTTTCAACCGATCTTCTGACACCAGTTCATTAATATTTGAAATGGAATATGATCAACGGTAATTCCTTTGTCTTGGAATTCTTCTCGCATTATTTTGTTAAACAATTgttgaaaaagcttttttgtaCCTTCGCTTGCATTTACCACAACTGAAGCAGATTTAAAGAAATTGTAAGCCTCATCAAAATTGCATGGAGAAGCCAGACTAAAGTCCTGGTTGCCTTCCAGGTCGCTGAATAACCTTCGAGATGTTGAGCTAAACACATCCTTCCACTTGTCATCAAAGGGTAAAATAACTGACTTCTCTTTATACATGGGAACAAAAAATTCCCATATCTTCGCTGTCCAAGGTAAAGAAGGGTCAAAAAGCGCCCAAATTATACCAAAAATGCCGTTAGGCACAAGGACTCGGTAGATCTCCTCCAGAGAAGTTGAATTGGCAAACCAATGGAAACATTGACATGCAATCACAACATCCACGCTTGCATCTGGAAGACCTACATGGGAAGGATAATACATAAAACAAACCCATATCAATCGAGTTTCGTTAACATTAGGACCGATTGGTatataataacaactttatttaagagcactaattggggacactatagTAATgaagttaactcaaatcaaatcaaatagagcggttttcaacaCTTTATTTTAGGGTGCATAATTATAATTTAGGGTGTATAATTACAGTAAAAAAACTGTACTCTCCCTTATGGCCCTAAgactaaacacttaaataaagagATCTTGCACTAGTTTCGTTTTGGGTAACGGTGTTACGTTGGCCATCTTCCACATATTAGGAAGTCGTTGTTCATAATACGACGCATTGATGATCATTGTAATGGGTTGAGAAACTACATCAGAGAAATCTTTCAGCAACCAGTTTGGTATTTCGTCAGGATCAGAGGCTTTGTGGCTGTTAATTCTCTCTAGTGCCTTTTGGACACGATCGCCACCCACTACGAGTACCTCAGGGGATTTCTCTAAATCACGATGAACTAATGGAGTTGATAGTTTGTACTGTTCAAGTGGCTCCAAGAATGCTGTAATGGTTGTATCAGCTTGGTCTTTGGgtgaaagtttggaaaaatcTTCAATGTCAATCTGACTGACTAGATCACTTGTTTGCACTTTCATTCCACTTAGCCGCTTGAATCTTTGATTGGTAATATTTAGCTCTGCATGCTTTTCTCACTCTATTAACAAGGTTTCTGCAATATTTAAAAGATGTTGAATCACTCCCTTTGGTGTTGAATGCCTTTTACCCTTTTTAGGATCAGTGATTTAAGTTTCTGACTCATCCATGGTGCATCAGCATGGCAAACTTTAGTCTTTTTTATTGGCGTCAAAATATCGAGGCCAGTGTGTGCGATAGTGTAGAATGTGTTCCACATCCCTTCGCAAGTACTTAAGGCAGAAAAGAGTGTGTTCCACTCAAGGGAATTCAGATATCTTCCCATTGCTACCTTGGAACTCTTCCTTTTGTCTCGTTCGATGATCTCTTTTTTATTGTTGTATTTTGGTCTCTAATCTTGTTTTCCTatgtgataatttttttgtaaaagccacgTATATTCAAAACACGGAAAAATGCTCAACTGCGGCAAATTCGTTATTGTTAACTTCAACACAACGATCAGGCATTGGCAATAGAGAACCGACAAGCTTAGGTAATTCACTTTCTATTTTTAGCTGGGTTGTCAATTGTCTTTTCTTCGAGCAATCAACCTTTTCATTTTGTCAAAATCTTGTCGCCCAGGAAACTTTCTGGTCGTCTGCGACGACCGGACGACcgctaatttcgagcactgtaTAAGAAAACAAATGGCGAATATCAACCGGGATGTGGAAaatcgaacaaaaaaaaaagcagttttGAAACTTCTTCGTCAGGGGTAATCCCGTGTATAAGTTTCTTTCAGGGAGCAGAGTTAGCGCagtgaaagcactcgccttccaccgaTGTGACTGGAGTTCGATTCTCGGACTCAAcaccatatgtgggttgagtctgttcattttatacaaaaatttggttttatcaacggagttgataatgtaaattggccaccgtacagagattctaaaagctgacgtttcgagcgttagcccttcgtcagagcgaatcgaggaattatgggttccgtgtagtttttatagtagagtaggagctacgctattggtggtaacatggcaacgtgatagaaataggaatatattagtaaatgaaaagcgttcgtcaataccgtgaggattaagagtgccgatttggaagatgaatttttgttccagattcttgcggctttccgttgtacttagatgtagggaaaggccgcagatagccatgtgttttttggagtggttaggcagattaaaatggcgagcgactggcttagatgcatccttgtcattcttctcaacatcgcgaaggtgttcgcggaatcggtcgcctagtcgtctacctgtcttgccaatgtataatttattgcataacgtgcaggttatgcaataaatgacatttgcggaggtacatgtgaaacgatcgttgatcttaacagatcgattaggtcctgatatcttgctagtgttaagaatgaaaggacaagttttgcatcgtgagcgcgcacatttgaaagtgccgggttgctcgttagttttgagcgcgcttctaactaaaaagttgccaacgtttttgtcgcgtttgaatgaaataagcggaggttgcgaaaagattctaccagtctcgggatcactttggagtaatttaaaattattaacaattatacctttgactgcgtgattatgaggatgaaaagtgagggtgaatggaattctgtcattcttatctttttgtgacgtttgtagtgctgactgtcgatcaaattgttgggcgcgataaTGGCCCGCTTTGAGCaaagagacaggatagccacgtttttcgaagaactggcacatctcctctgatttgctggaaaaatcggggccatcactacatagacgtcgaagtgtaagaaattgagaataaggaatggagttcttgacatgtaatggatgtgacgatgaacacaacaaataactgtgagaatctgtaggtttgtcgTGCAccctggtacatagcacgttgccactaatagaaactttgatatctaggaaagccaaccaagtttccgaaatttcccaggtatatttaagagccggatgaaaagaattgacggaggttatgaATTGaccgagttcttctctgctggatgaaatagcgccgatgcagtcgtcgatgtagcggccgtagagttcagatTTGGGGCCGTTgaactgattaaaaaaattggtgttcaacatatcctacaaaaagaaggtcccattcttgtgcccatcgctacaccattaatttgtttgtaatagaacacctctcatcatcatcatcatcatcatcatcatcatcatcatcatcatcatcatcatcatccttatcatcattatcatcatcattattattattattattattagcagtagcagtagcagtagcagtagcagtagcagtagcagtagcagtagcagtagcagtagcagtagcagtagcagtagcagtagcagtagcagtagcagtagcagtagcagtagcagtagcagtagcagtagcagtagcagtagcagtagcagtagtagtagtagtagtagtagtagtagtagtagtagtagtagtagtagtagtagtagtagtagtagtagtagtagtagtagtagtagtgtttccaactcaactcaactcaactcaactttattacaactttaaaatacaagttggGGTAGTTTGCCCCGCAAATAGCTGAGAAGCTAGTCTAGGCGGGGCAAAACAAATACACGAGCAACTCAAATAAGTATcttaaagaaacaatttaaaccttaaattacaacaaattaaaaacaagccatgcagattacaaaattaaataaataacaagtgTATCTATGTACCTACTTTTTGGATAATCATAGGGATTTGAATATAGTCATCCTCCTTTTCTAAAAtatcaaatagcaatttgccAAGAACTCGTTTGAAAGTTCTTTTAGGATGATCCGTTATATAGCGTGGTATCTTATTCCACAGTTTTACTCCGAGTCGAGAGAAGGAATTGTTTTGTATTTCCAATCTAGAACTTTTTaacagtaaccttgtttttccattgagacaaaagaaaacgtttgcatgataatagagctcaattcccttAGGATTAGTTGGATACACCAACACGCCCGCGGTTCCCttgtttaggtacaccaacGTGGCCGCCGTGACGTGACACTCTATTAGTATTATCATGTTAACATCAGAATTTGTAAGATTGGAAGCCTCCCTAACATCATGAATAGAGCTTGATTGTTCCAAAGTCAACAAGAAATATGAAAAATACCGGGGTATACATACAGATACGCTTAGGGCAAGAGTTGGGGGCTGGCTGGCTTAGTCGACTTTCAAACCATTTCCCCGAACGGGGGGAACACTGCTTATCAATACGCTAgccttatgcttatgcttatgtatAATATGTATTACATTATTTAAACCACCCACTGACAATTAGGCTGGATTGCTTGCTCAGAATATGCAGTACTTAACAGAGTATCAGTAGTGCACATTTTATAAAACTGTGCAAAATGTATTGGCAGTAGCAGGGGAAAGGGATCGTTGCCTTTCACTGACTGATTGTGGTGCTAATTGTTGCAGATGAGTGCGGTTCACATTCTTGCAGTTGAATAACGTGTTTGAAAAGCACAGTAGAATTCACTGCTTCCCCCCAAAATTGTGCTACCTTCGTAGTTACCAAGGACTACAACCCTCACTCTTAATGAACAAAATGTGGGTCACATACATGCATTGTACGATGGGGTTTACAATATTTGCATTATTTATCAAGagagagtggttttcaattgagtgtcaaaaataattagcgaattgctttggtttatgattacttcactcaccAGCTGATCTgatgacgtaattcggaggactggagagaaaaattttaatgccgtatcccacaaccgcgcgcggccttaggtgttgtttctaAACTCCCTGCACTATTGCCATCGCCAAacctcaacagatcattacgtgtgtaccacatttcctgttactgaatgaacattcaagtagacccgacaagatctaacgttgcctctgccatgttgaattcgaaaatatggccgcgcgcggttgtgggatacggcgttaaaagttttctcccc harbors:
- the LOC137975774 gene encoding uncharacterized protein isoform X2, which translates into the protein MVFKQCYCGKVHCQPEMSGNDRGVPTEGSSTIQDLVRKAFAPASEYEKVRQSYPENAVRFFLQNLQLMDVTTHAPQKKVLELGAGTGKFTRVMLDVLKDQNVEVVASDPLKEMCEEFKQHQPGIEIIQCGAESISLPDASVDVVIACQCFHWFANSTSLEEIYRVLVPNGIFGIIWALFDPSLPWTAKIWEFFVPMYKEKSVILPFDDKWKDVFSSTSRRLFSDLEGNQDFSLASPCNFDEAYNFFKSASVVVNASEGTKKLFQQLFNKIMREEFQDKGITVDHIPFQILMNWCQKIG
- the LOC137975774 gene encoding uncharacterized protein isoform X3, which gives rise to MTEETEKMSGNDRGVPTEGSSTIQDLVRKAFAPASEYEKVRQSYPENAVRFFLQNLQLMDVTTHAPQKKVLELGAGTGKFTRVMLDVLKDQNVEVVASDPLKEMCEEFKQHQPGIEIIQCGAESISLPDASVDVVIACQCFHWFANSTSLEEIYRVLVPNGIFGIIWALFDPSLPWTAKIWEFFVPMYKEKSVILPFDDKWKDVFSSTSRRLFSDLEGNQDFSLASPCNFDEAYNFFKSASVVVNASEGTKKLFQQLFNKIMREEFQDKGITVDHIPFQILMNWCQKIG